AGACCGGCGAGGGTAGCCAGCAGCGCGCCGAGGAACATCAGGCTCAGCTGCCCGCGGTAGGGACGCACCCACGGCCACAGCCGTACGAGCGTGCCCAGCCCCGCCGCGCGGTCCTCGTCGTGCCCTGCCCCGTCATCCACGTACGGGGACTCTAGTGGCGCAGGCGGACAACAGAGAACGGGTTTTTCGCCGCTCAGCCCCGCGGCGCGGCCGCGTCGGCGATCAGCCGGGCCAGATCCTGCGGCCGGGTCACCATGGGCCAGTGGCCCGAGTCGGTGTCGACGTACTCGACGTCCGCGGCCCGCGCGAGCTCCGGCAGCTCGCCGGCGCGCACCCAGGCGCGCGCCTCGTCGGGGGAGAACTCCGGGCAGACCATGGTGATCGGGACGGCGTACCGCCGCTCGTCGGCCAGCCGCACGATGCCCTGCGAGACCGCCTGCGGGACGGGGATCGCGCCGCCTTCGAGCGCCGCCCGCCGGTCGTCGTCGAGGTCGGCGGAGTCGGCGCCGGCGAACGGCTCCCACCCCGGGAACGGCATCACGCCGTCGACCGGAGGGAAGAAGTCGGCGTACGTCGAGCCGTCCATGCCGGGGAAGCCGCCGACGAGCACGACGCGCGCCACCCGCTCGGGCCGGGCGTCCGCCGCGACCCAGGCGAGCGTGGCGGCGGCCGAGTGACCGACGACGACGCAGCCCGGCTTGGCGGAGTCCACCGCGGCGACGACGGCGGCGACCTGGTCCGCGAGGGTCGCAGTGCTGCTGCCGTCGCCCTGGCCTGGCAACCGTACGGGTACCGGCCGGACGCCGAGACGGGCGAGCTCGTCCGCGGTCGTGCTCCAGACCGACGCGTCGAGCCACAGGCCGGCGATGAGCAGAACGTCCACGACGCACCTCCTGCGCGGGTATCTCGTCAGCCTAGCCGTCGTACGCCGCGGGGCAGGCGACGGAGGATCGGTCGGGGGCCTCACGCATGGTCGTCGAGCGAGCGAGCCCCTTGGGGCGAGCGACGTCGAGACGTCGCGGGTCGCTGGTTCGGGTGCGCCGAGCGTTGGGTGCGCGTTCCCGCGGGAACGTCGTCGGTCGCTGCGGTGGTCGCGGGCGTTGTCGGCTTCCGGCGTCTCGGCGTCGCTTCGCCTATCGGCTCCGCTCGCTCGACGACCAGCAGGAGCGGCGACCGTGGGGTGCGACGTCCGCGGGAAGTGACGCGGGGCAGGATCCACGCCGCGGGGCAGGGCGGCGGAGGATCGGTCGGGGCGGCTCGCGCATGGTCGTCGAGCGAGCGAGCCCCTTGGGGCGAGCGACGTCGAGACGTGGCGGGTCGCTGGTTCGGGTGTGCCGAGCGTTGGGTGCGCGTTCCCGCGGGAACGTCGTCGGTCGCTGCGGTGGTCGCGGGCGTTGTCGGCTTCCGGCGTCTCGGCGTCGCTTCGCCTATCGGCTCCGCTCGCTCGACGACCAGCAGCAGCGACAACCGTGGGTCGCGACGTCCGTGGGGGCGCGACAACCGTGGGGCGTTCACCATGGTCGTCGAGCGAGCGAGCCCCTTGGGGCGAGCGACGTCGAGACGTGGCGGGTCGCTGGTTCGGGTGCGCCGAGCATTGCGTGCGCGTTCCCGCGCGAACGTCGTCGGCCGCTGCGGTGGTCGCCGGCTTGTCGGCTTCCGAAGGGGCTACTTGCGCTTCTTCACGCCGAAGACGATGTCGTCCCAGCTCGGGATGCGCGGCTTCTTGTCCTTGGCGGCCGTCTCGCCGTCGTCCTGCGCCGGGCCCTCGTCGGCCTCGCGGCGGGGCCGCGGTCGCTCGTCGGGGTCGACGTCGTCGGCCTGCGGCTGGGAACGCTCGTCGCGGTCCTCGGCGGGCTGCGGACGGGGCCGCTGGCGGCGCTGCTCGAACGCGGCCGGCTCGTCGAGGTCGTCGTCGCGCAGCTCGGGCCGGCGGCCCGCGTTGCCGAGGTGGCCGGGGTCGACGGCGTCCTCGAGCTCGTCGGGCAGGAACAGCTGCTCGAGATCGACCTCGCGCCCCACCGGTCGCTTGCGGGGGCGCCGACGCGGCTCCTCGTCGCGGTCACGCCCGCGCTGCAGCGGGATGGGTGCCTCCGCGGGCTCGTCGGCGTCGCCGGCGGACGGGTCGTCGACCGGTACCGGCACGGCCGAGAGCCGCGGCTTCGGCTCGACCATCGCGATGGTGTCCTTCGTGCCCGGGTAGGCGATGCCGTTCTGCATGTCGTAGCGCCAGTGCGCGGTGACCGTGCGGTCGTCGGCCTGCCAGGTCGAGGACACCTCCCACTGCCCGTTCTCGAGGCGGCGGGCGTCCCAGTCGACCGGGTTCTCGTCGATGCCGCGCACGAGCAGCCGGTTCTCGATCAGCTCGCGCAGCGTCGGCGGATGCGCGCCGGAGTCCTCGATCTTGACCTTCGCGGACTGGGCCCGCTGCGCGACCTGGGCGCGTTCCTGCAGCACCGGGTAGGCGTAGGTCATGACCCGCTCGATGCGGATGCCCGCGGCCGCGGCCACCGCGTCCGGGGTCTCACCGGCGCGGATCCGCGCCTGGATCTCGCGCGGCCGCAGCTGCGACTCGATCTCGAGCTCGATCTGCCCGAGGCGGCTGATGTCGCCGCGGGAGGCGGCGCGCAGGCGGTCGTCAAGAGCCAGCAGGAAGCGCTCGCCGTTGTCGATCGCTTCCGGTACGTCAGGGGCGAGCACGAAGTGCTTGCCGTCCTCCGACAGTGCGACGAAGCGAAGTGGGCGCATCCTTGGGTGTCCTCCTCCATAAAGAGGGTCATGCAGTGCGTGGTGCAACGATACGCGAGTCCGGGCCCGCGGTACCGGGGGCGCGCCGACCCTTCAGGTGGCCCGTTTGACGGCCCCCTAACATGAGCACCAGACCACAGTCCACCTGAGGGGGCGCCTTGACCGCGCGAGAGCCAGTCGATCTGCACTTCGAATCGGCGCTGCGCGCGCATCGCCCCCGCACGGCCGGCGCGGTGCCGGTCGACGACCTGTGGCGGGTGTTCGAGGCGCAGGCGGGCAGCCGGCTGCTGGACCTGCAGGCGCGGCTGATGCGCGCGGACGGCACCGGCTACTACACGATCGGCTCGGCCGGGCACGAGTCGAACGCCTACGTCGCCGACGCGCTGCGCCCGACCGACCCCGCCTTCCTGCACTACCGCTCGGGAGCGTTCTACCTCGCCCGCGCCGCGCAGGTCGAGGGCATCGACGGCGTCCGTGACGTCCTGCTCTCGCTGGCGGCGTCCACCGCCGACCCGATCTCCGGGGGCCGGCACAAGGTGTTCGGGCGGCACGAGCTGGCCGTCGTGCCGAGCACGTCGACGATCGGCTCGCACGTGCCGCGGGCGATGGGCACCGCGTTCGCCATCGGGCGGGCCCGCAAGCTCGGCGTCGCCGCGCAATGGCCGGACGACGCGATCGCGGTGGCGTCCTTCGGTGACGCCTCGGCCAACCACGCCTCGACGGTCACCGCGATCAACACCGCCGTTCAGACCGCCTATCAGGGCCTGCCCATGCCGCTGCTGCTGGTCTGCGAGGACAACGGCATCGGTATCTCAGTGCCCACGCCGCGCGGCTGGATCCACACGGCCTACGGCGCCCGCCCGGGGCTGCGCTACTTCTCCGGCTCCGGGGACGATCCCGAGCAGATGCGCACCGTCGCCAAGGACGCCGCCGACTACGTGCGCCGCACCCGCGGCCCGGCGTTCCTGCACGTGCGCACCGTCCGGTTCATGGCGCACGCCGGCTCGGACGCCGAGCTCGCGTACCGCACGCCCGCGGAGATCCAGGCCGACTACGAGCGCGACCCGCTGCTGGCGACCGCCCGCGCGCTGGTCGACGCCGGCGTCGGGTCCGGGGAGGTGCTCGAGCGCTACGAGGCGATTCGCGAGCGGGTCGAGCGGGAGTCCGGCGAGGTGATCCGGCTGCCCAAGCTCGCGACGGCCCAGGACGTCATCGCGCCCCTGGCCCCGGTCCGCCCGGACGCGGTCGCCGAGCAGTCCGTCGCCTGCGCGCCGGCGCACCGTCGCGCCCGCGTCTTCGACGGCCGGCTGCCGGAGGACGAGGGCCCGCTGACCCTGTCCCAGTCGATCAACCGGGCGCTCGCCGACGGGCTCGCGGCGTACGACTCGATGCTGGTGTTCGGCGAGGACGTCGGCCGCAAGGGCGGCGTCTACGGCACGACCACGCGGCTGCAGAAGCGCTTCGGGATGGCGCGGGTGTTCGACACGCTGCTCGACGAGACGTCGATCCTGGGCCTGGGCCTCGGGCTCGGGGTCAGCGGCCTGCTGCCGGTGCCGGAGATCCAGTACCTCGCCTACCTGCACAACGCCATCGACCAGATCCGGGGCGAGGCGGCGTCCACGCAGTTCTTCTCCGAGGGCCGGTACCGCAACGGCATGCTGGTGCGCATCCAGGGTCTCGCGTACCAGAAGGGGT
This Cumulibacter manganitolerans DNA region includes the following protein-coding sequences:
- a CDS encoding thiamine pyrophosphate-dependent enzyme encodes the protein MTAREPVDLHFESALRAHRPRTAGAVPVDDLWRVFEAQAGSRLLDLQARLMRADGTGYYTIGSAGHESNAYVADALRPTDPAFLHYRSGAFYLARAAQVEGIDGVRDVLLSLAASTADPISGGRHKVFGRHELAVVPSTSTIGSHVPRAMGTAFAIGRARKLGVAAQWPDDAIAVASFGDASANHASTVTAINTAVQTAYQGLPMPLLLVCEDNGIGISVPTPRGWIHTAYGARPGLRYFSGSGDDPEQMRTVAKDAADYVRRTRGPAFLHVRTVRFMAHAGSDAELAYRTPAEIQADYERDPLLATARALVDAGVGSGEVLERYEAIRERVERESGEVIRLPKLATAQDVIAPLAPVRPDAVAEQSVACAPAHRRARVFDGRLPEDEGPLTLSQSINRALADGLAAYDSMLVFGEDVGRKGGVYGTTTRLQKRFGMARVFDTLLDETSILGLGLGLGVSGLLPVPEIQYLAYLHNAIDQIRGEAASTQFFSEGRYRNGMLVRIQGLAYQKGFGGHFHNDNSVAALCDIPGLVVAVPSRGDDAAAMVRTLLAAAQVDGTVSTFIEPIALYHSRDLLADGDGGLLAPYAPPEEWADAHVAIGEARHYLPEPGADAAELSIVTFGNGVPMALRVAERLRAEGRAVRVLDLRWLRPLPVDALRAEMAASGAILVADETRRSGGVSESVCAELVDLGYEGRLARVTSEDSFVPLADAANLVLLSEQTIEEAARQMLSEQRHGAHLRSI
- a CDS encoding alpha/beta fold hydrolase produces the protein MDVLLIAGLWLDASVWSTTADELARLGVRPVPVRLPGQGDGSSTATLADQVAAVVAAVDSAKPGCVVVGHSAAATLAWVAADARPERVARVVLVGGFPGMDGSTYADFFPPVDGVMPFPGWEPFAGADSADLDDDRRAALEGGAIPVPQAVSQGIVRLADERRYAVPITMVCPEFSPDEARAWVRAGELPELARAADVEYVDTDSGHWPMVTRPQDLARLIADAAAPRG
- the sepH gene encoding septation protein SepH; its protein translation is MRPLRFVALSEDGKHFVLAPDVPEAIDNGERFLLALDDRLRAASRGDISRLGQIELEIESQLRPREIQARIRAGETPDAVAAAAGIRIERVMTYAYPVLQERAQVAQRAQSAKVKIEDSGAHPPTLRELIENRLLVRGIDENPVDWDARRLENGQWEVSSTWQADDRTVTAHWRYDMQNGIAYPGTKDTIAMVEPKPRLSAVPVPVDDPSAGDADEPAEAPIPLQRGRDRDEEPRRRPRKRPVGREVDLEQLFLPDELEDAVDPGHLGNAGRRPELRDDDLDEPAAFEQRRQRPRPQPAEDRDERSQPQADDVDPDERPRPRREADEGPAQDDGETAAKDKKPRIPSWDDIVFGVKKRK